A stretch of Lactuca sativa cultivar Salinas chromosome 6, Lsat_Salinas_v11, whole genome shotgun sequence DNA encodes these proteins:
- the LOC111906061 gene encoding acyl-lipid (9-3)-desaturase has protein sequence MAEPKRYVTSEELKTHNKPGDLWICIQGKVYDVSEWMKTHPGGDLPLLNLAGQDVTDAYVALHPSTAWQYLDKFFNGYYLKDYAVSEISKDYRKLYFEFTKMGLFEKKGHGVLISMVVIAMMFSVCVYGVLFSQSAFVHLICGGLMGFLWIQSGWLGHDSGHYQIMMDRKFNRFAQILTGNCLAGISIAWWKRNHTAHHIAVNSLEYDPDLQHIPVFAVSSKFFDSLTSKYYERKLNFDSITRFLVSYQHLTYYPVMCVARLNLFAQSFVLLLSSTKVPNRGQELFGLLVFWIWYPLLVSCLPNWSERVMFVLASFSVTGIQHVQFTLNHFSSTVYVGEPSGNDWFEKQTNGTLNITCSSFMDWFHGGLQFQIEHHLFPRLPRCHYRKISPIVKDLCKKHGLPYDSASFFKANEMTIATLRNAALQARDLTKPVPKNLVWEAVNSHG, from the coding sequence ATGGCAGAACCCAAGAGGTATGTCACATCTGAAGAGCTCAAAACTCACAACAAACCAGGGGATCTGTGGATCTGTATACAGGGAAAAGTTTATGACGTCTCAGAGTGGATGAAAACCCACCCTGGTGGTGACCTGCCATTGTTGAATCTTGCTGGTCAAGACGTCACCGATGCTTACGTCGCTCTTCATCCATCCACTGCTTGGCAATATCTCGACAAGTTCTTCAATGGGTATTATCTCAAAGACTACGCCGTTTCCGAGATCTCCAAAGATTACAGAAAGCTTTACTTCGAATTCACAAAAATGGGTTTGTTCGAAAAGAAAGGGCATGGAGTTTTGATATCCATGGTCGTCATAGCAATGATGTTCTCCGtgtgtgtttatggtgttttattCAGCCAGAGTGCTTTTGTTCATTTGATTTGCGGTGGATTAATGGGGTTTCTTTGGATTCAAAGTGGGTGGCTAGGCCATGATTCCGGCCACTATCAGATAATGATGGATCGGAAATTCAATCGTTTTGCTCAGATCTTGACCGGAAATTGTCTCGCCGGAATCAGCATTGCGTGGTGGAAGAGAAACCACACTGCACATCATATCGCTGTTAACAGTCTTGAATATGATCCTGACCTTCAACACATACCAGTGTTCGCGGTTTCTTCAAAATTCTTCGACTCTCTTACATCCAAATACTACGAAAGAAAACTAAACTTCGATTCTATAACCAGGTTCCTTGTTAGCTACCAACATTTAACATACTACCCTGTTATGTGTGTAGCTAGACTCAACCTCTTCGCTCAATCTTTCGTGTTGCTTTTATCGAGCACAAAGGTACCCAATAGAGGCCAAGAGCTTTTCGGGCTTCTAGTGTTTTGGATATGGTATCCTCTGCTTGTTTCTTGCTTACCCAACTGGAGTGAAAGAGTGATGTTCGTGTTAGCGAGTTTTTCAGTCACTGGGATTCAACATGTTCAGTTTACTTTAAACCATTTCTCTTCAACTGTTTACGTGGGTGAACCAAGTGGAAACGATTGGTTCGAGAAGCAAACCAATGGCACACTCAACATCACCTGTTCATCATTCATGGACTGGTTTCATGGTGGGCTTCAGTTTCAGATCGAGCATCATCTCTTTCCAAGGTTGCCAAGATGTCACTATAGAAAAATATCTCCGATTGTGAAGGATTTATGTAAGAAACATGGTTTGCCTTATGATTCTGCCTCCTTCTTCAAGGCCAATGAGATGACGATTGCGACCCTGAGGAACGCTGCTCTACAGGCTCGTGATTTGACGAAGCCTGTCCCTAAAAATCTTGTCTGGGAAGCTGTAAACAGTCATGGCTAA